A stretch of DNA from Ctenopharyngodon idella isolate HZGC_01 chromosome 6, HZGC01, whole genome shotgun sequence:
GCTCTGATTATAGATACAACATCACtgtgttttactttacattactTTCAAAAGTTGTCAAATATATTCCTCaatgtaaatgttaaatattatttgagTCATGCTATAAAGTTTTTTAGTCACTCATGACTTTGTATAAAGAAAATCTAAATATCAGATTTTTATTGTTCTGATAAAACTGTAGTTTTTAAAAagattgcttttttatttattgagaaTTAAAAGTGATATTTTAAGCCACAACCTTCAAAACTGTGGTTAATTAGAATATAAAAttctaattaattttttttatgttcatattTTCTAAAGATATTACAATATgcctttgttttaaatttgCCATATTGCTACACAGTTATGTAATATGTGAGCCTATTAACGCCTCAATTTTATCTCCGCACTCAGCCACTAGGGGGAGCTAAAGGTCTTCAGGACGGCAACAAAGAGAGTTTCTCGAATGCCATCATTACAAGACCTGTGAGTGTCTTGAGATTTCACACATTCATTTAAACCCCTGACTCACAGCATGAGGGACCAAAGTGTCACGCTGGCAGAACAGAGAGTGATGTACCCTAAAGGACTACCTGATCCAGTAAATCAGGATGGTGTTGTATCCTTCACAGAGGAAACAGTGTCCAGCAGCATGCTAGCCGGCTCTTTTCTTATCCATCCCAGAAGTCTGAGACGCCAAAAAAGTTCAGAGACCTTTGGCAGTATCACACTGCGCCGCAAACGTGAGTCTATCCCTGCCGAGAACAAAGACGAAGGTTATTGGGACAAGCGCAAAAAGAACAACGAAGCTGCCAAGCGTTCACGTGAGAAACGCCGCATCAGTGACATGGTGGTAGAGAACAAAGTTCTGGCTCTTCTTGAGGACAACGCACGCCTGAAAGCTGAGATACTGGCACTTAAGTTCAGATTCGGTTTGATCAAAAATCCCACAGATTCACAGATCTGCTCACATGGTTCATATAACCAACCATTTCCAGCAGTACCCTGCTACTGCCCCAACACAAACCCACAACCTACccatgaacaactgttttcaaactcACAGCAAAACTATGGGATCTTCATCCCTGGAGGATCAAGCATTGGAAGCCCAGGGCTCTCAGATGATACTGTAGGTGAACATATTAGAGGACCTTATAGAGGTGATGAACAGCCAGGTCGTGTTGCAGAAGTGGATGCGAATTCAGGCTGGCAAGAGAACAATATGAAAGGTCTTCCTCATAAACTGCGTTTCAAGACGCCATCTA
This window harbors:
- the nfil3-3 gene encoding nuclear factor, interleukin 3 regulated, member 3 isoform X1, which codes for MRDQSVTLAEQRVMYPKGLPDPVNQDGVVSFTEETVSSSMLAGSFLIHPRSLRRQKSSETFGSITLRRKRESIPAENKDEGYWDKRKKNNEAAKRSREKRRISDMVVENKVLALLEDNARLKAEILALKFRFGLIKNPTDSQICSHGSYNQPFPAVPCYCPNTNPQPTHEQLFSNSQQNYGIFIPGGSSIGSPGLSDDTVGEHIRGPYRGDEQPGRVAEVDANSGWQENNMKGLPHKLRFKTPSRIEGAEVENLSSSQSQSTAGCEWTEGLWRPQTHTVPSACSTAHQNNSSIHRCTESHSAIRFQLSALTEEVAELKKLLSQKQQ
- the nfil3-3 gene encoding nuclear factor, interleukin 3 regulated, member 3 isoform X2, whose product is MLAGSFLIHPRSLRRQKSSETFGSITLRRKRESIPAENKDEGYWDKRKKNNEAAKRSREKRRISDMVVENKVLALLEDNARLKAEILALKFRFGLIKNPTDSQICSHGSYNQPFPAVPCYCPNTNPQPTHEQLFSNSQQNYGIFIPGGSSIGSPGLSDDTVGEHIRGPYRGDEQPGRVAEVDANSGWQENNMKGLPHKLRFKTPSRIEGAEVENLSSSQSQSTAGCEWTEGLWRPQTHTVPSACSTAHQNNSSIHRCTESHSAIRFQLSALTEEVAELKKLLSQKQQ